A single window of Columba livia isolate bColLiv1 breed racing homer chromosome 16, bColLiv1.pat.W.v2, whole genome shotgun sequence DNA harbors:
- the FAM210B gene encoding protein FAM210B, mitochondrial, which translates to MYGLVRLRPPALLRAWGGGSRLARVGLRPPLPPVTLRSAAGSSAKDAGVSPEKAATDPNGENKKLNKTQQLKQVFKEYGAVGVSFHVGISLVSLGIFYLVVSSGVDMTAVLFKLGFSESSLQSKMAAGTSTFVLAYAIHKLFAPVRISITIVSVPFIVRYCRKIGFFKPPTPNP; encoded by the exons ATGTACGGGCTGGTGCGGCTGCGCCCGCCCGCGCTGCTCCGCGCCTGGGGCGGCGGTTCCCGCCTCGCCCGCGTCGGCCTCCGCCCGCCGCTGCCCCCGGTAACGCTGCGATCCGCCGCCGGCAGCTCCGCCAAG gaTGCAGGTGTGTCACCCGAAAAGGCGGCCACAGATCCCAATGGTGAAAACAAGAAACtcaacaaaacacagcagctgaaaCAAGTTTTTAAAGAATATGGTGCTGTAGGGGTTTCATTCCATGTTGGAATTTCATTAGTATCTCTAGGAATCTTCTACCTGGTTGTGTCAAG tggTGTGGACATGACTGCAGTTCTCTTCAAACTTGGGTTCAGTGAATCATCGTTGCAGTCTAAAATGGCTGCTGGCACAAGCACGTTTGTGTTGGCGTACGCTATTCATAAATTGTTTGCTCCAGTCCGAATCAGCATTACTATAGTTTCTGTGCCATTTATTGTCCGATACTGCAGGAAGATTGGTTTCTTCAAACCTCCCACCCCAAATCCATGA
- the AURKA gene encoding aurora kinase A yields the protein MDKNTKENHSRCSGRAAKVANPIEDGPKRVPVSQCSAQSRVLNSGMQARVACSSNFAQRVPVQSQKPVLSNQKLSHNQTTQQPRPRLLAQTTATTQAPSKNNEKPPAPVPAKSTEGESTSKQQNEETVKKKNEETKKRQWCLEDFEVGRPLGKGKFGNVYLAREKRSKFILALKVLFKTQVEEACVEHQIRREVEIQSHLRHPNILRLYGYFHDFTRVYLILEYAPRGEVYKELQKLTKFDEQRTATYVTELADALSYCHSKNVIHRDIKPENLLLGSNGELKIADFGWSVHAPSSRRTTLCGTLDYLPPEMIEGRTHDEKVDIWSLGVLCYEFLVGKPPFEAATYQETYRAISRVEYKFPPFITQGARDLISKLLKHNPFHRLPLKEVLLHPWVTANSTKMPVSRKSDGVAPSRT from the exons ATGGACAAGAATACAAAAGAGAACCATTCTCGATGCTCTGGTCGCGCTGCCAAA gttGCTAATCCCATTGAGGATGGCCCAAAACGTGTTCCTGTATCTCAGTGTTCCGCACAAAGCCGCGTACTCAACAGTGGCATGCAAGCACGTGTTGCATGTTCTTCAAACTTTGCCCAGCGAGTTCCTGTGCAATCACAAAAACCTGTACTGTCAAACCAAAAACTGTCTCATAATCAGACAACCCAGCAGCCCCGACCAAGACTTCTGGCACAAACAACTGCTACGACTCAAGCTCCAAGCAAGAACAATGAAAAACCTCCGGCTCCAGTACCTG CAAAGAGTACTGAAGGAGAAAGCACCTCTaaacaacaaaatgaagaaacagtgaaaaagaaaaatgaagagactAAAAA aaGGCAATGGTGTCTTGAGGATTTTGAAGTTGGTCGTCCTCTGGGGAAAGGAAAATTTGGAAATGTGTACCTGGCACGTGAAAAGCGGAGTAAATTTATTCTTGCACTGAAAGtcctttttaaaacacaagtaGAGGAAGCCTGTGTAGAACATCAGATAAGAAGAGAAGTTGAAATACAATCCCATCTTAG GCACCCCAACATTCTCAGATTATATGGCTACTTCCATGACTTTACAAGAGTCTACCTTATTCTGGAGTATGCGCCTCGTGGAGAAGTCTACAAAGAACTTCAGAAGCTTACCAAGTTTGATGAGCAAAGAACTGCTACT TATGTCACAGAACTAGCGGATGCCCTATCATACTGTCATTCAAAGAACGTGATTCACCGAGACATCAAGCCAGAAAATTTGCTGCTTGGCTCAAATGGAGAATTAAAAATTGCTGACTTTGGATGGTCTGTGCATGCTCCATCTTCTAG GAGAAcaactctctgtgggacacTTGACTACTTGCCTCCTGAAATGATTGAGGGAAGAACGCATGATGAAAAGGTGGACATTTGGAGCCTGGGAGTTCTGTGCTATGAATTTCTTGTTGGGAAGCCGCCTTTTGAAGCAGCAACCTACCAGGAGACCTACAGAGCCATTTCTAGG gTGGAATACAAGTTTCCTCCATTTATAACACAAGGTGCAAGAGATTTAATTTCAAAGCTTCTCAAGCATAACCCATTCCATCGACTGCCCCTGAAGGAAGTCCTTCTCCATCCCTGGGTTACAGCGAACTCTACAAAGATGCCCGTCAGCAGGAAGAGTGATGGTGTCGCTCCATCCAGAACATAG
- the CSTF1 gene encoding cleavage stimulation factor subunit 1, which yields MSGRRVAAACDRRQLPRGVGSMASPLLDPRPLRLPFLEADTRLQSICGRSMQQPSRRSILRSRPPPPPPPLPPPPIDALRAPVAILGGERGRQKEGPAPPRQSLLTMYRTKVSLKDRQQLYKLIISQLLYDGYINIANGLINEIKPQSVCAPSEQLLHLIKLGMENDDSAVQYAIGRSDTVAPGTGIDLEFDADVQTMSPEASEYETCYVTSHKGPCRVATYSRDGQLIATGSADASIKILDTERMLAKSAMPIEVMMNETAQQNMENHPVIRTLYDHVDEVTCLAFHPTEQILASGSRDYTLKLFDYSKPSAKRAFKYIQEAEMLRSISFHPSGDFILVGTQHPTLRLYDINTFQCFVSCNPQDQHTDAICSVNYNASANMYVTGSKDGCIKLWDGVSNRCITTFEKAHDGAEVCSAIFSKNSKYILSSGKDSVAKLWEISTGRTLVKYTGAGLSGRQVHRTQAVFNHTEDYVLLPDERTISLCCWDSRTAERRNLLSLGHNSIVRCIVHSPTNPGFMTCSDDYRARFWYRRSTTD from the exons ATGTCGGGTCGGCGTGTCGCTGCGGCGTGTGATAGACGTCAGCTGCCACGGGGCGTGGGTAGCATGGCATCCCCCCTGCTTGACCCACGGCCGCTTCGACTGCCGTTTCTTGAGGCTGAC ACTCGCCTCCAATCGATTTGCGGGCGCTCGATGCAGCAGCCTTCGCGGAGGAGTATCCTGCGgtcccggccgccgccgccgcctcctcccctGCCGCCGCCGCCAATCGATGCGCTCCGGGCTCCGGTCGCCATTTTAGGGGGAGAGCGAGGGAGGCAGAAGGAAGGGCCG gcCCCTCCGAGGCAGTCCTTGCTCACAATGTATAGAACAAAAGTCAGTTTGAAAGACCGTCAGCAACTTTATAAACTGATAATTAGTCAGCTGCTATATGATGGATACATAAATATTGCCAATGGCTTGATAAATGAGATAAAACCACAATCAGTCTGTGCACCATCTGAACAACTGCTGCACCTAATTAAGTTAG GAATGGAGAACGATGACAGTGCTGTTCAATACGCAATCGGACGGTCAGATACGGTAGCTCCAGGCACAGGAATTGACTTGGAATTTGATGCAGATGTACAGACCATGTCTCCTGAGGCTTCTGAATACGAGACTTGTTATGTCACATCTCATAAAGGACCGTGTCGTGTAGCTACGTATAGCAGAGACGGACAGTTGATAGCTACGGGATCTGCTGATGCCTCAATAAAAATTCTTGATACAGAGAGAATGTTGGCCAAAAGCGCTATGCCTATTGAG GTCATGATGAATGAGACAGCACAGCAAAACATGGAAAATCACCCTGTTATTCGGACTCTGTACGATCATGTGGATGAAGTTACATGTTTAGCTTTTCATCCAACAGAACAGATCCTAGCGTCTGGTTCAAGGGACTACACGCTTAAATTGTTTGATTATTCAAAACCTTCTGCCAAAAGAGCCTTCAAATATATACAG GAAGCAGAGATGTTGCGCTCAATTTCTTTTCACCCCTCGGGAGATTTCATACTTGTTGGTACCCAGCACCCTACTTTGCGACTGTATGATATCAATACTTTCCAGTGTTTTGTGTCTTGCAACCCTCAAGATCAGCACACTGATGCCATATGTTCAGTAAATTACAACGCAAGTGCAAACATGTACGTGACGGGAAGTAAGGATGGATGCATCAAACTGTGGGATGGTGTTTCAAATCGCTGCATCACTACTTTTGAGAAGGCACATGATGGAGCTGAAGTCTGTTCtgctattttttccaaaaattcaAAGTATATCTTATCAAGTGGGAAAGACTCTGTAGCTAAACTATGGGAGATATCCACTGGTCGGACACTGGTCAAATACACAG GAGCTGGTTTGAGTGGACGACAAGTACACAGGACACAAGCTGTCTTCAACCACACAGAAGATTATGTGCTGCTTCCAGACGAAAGGACCATCAGTCTCTGCTGCTGGGATTCGAGAACTGCTGAACGGAGAAATCTTCTTTCTCTTGGGCACAACAGCATTGTTCGTTGCATTGTCCATTCTCCCACCAACCCTGGCTTCATGACCTGCAGTGATGACTACAGGGCAAGATTTTGGTACAGAAGGTCAACGACAGACTAA